In a genomic window of Nesterenkonia halotolerans:
- a CDS encoding DUF4233 domain-containing protein, translating into MSETVGQMSDDGTGPERRTGPQRKPPRQTRAQREWRPGQVKAPRSVKTLFASTVLCLEAVLMFFFSLAAWGLNQNESYAWWLLGGSLLLGLILILTCAVLQRPGGYVFGWVLQFVMLFGFISVALLTSEGLIVPLAALPGVAFMACWWYAVTKGEQLDDEKMQRFQAEEALAQDATSEENNDD; encoded by the coding sequence ATGAGTGAGACGGTGGGACAGATGAGCGACGACGGCACTGGGCCGGAGCGGAGAACCGGGCCGCAGCGGAAGCCGCCACGGCAGACCCGGGCGCAGCGTGAGTGGCGTCCGGGACAGGTCAAAGCCCCGCGCTCGGTCAAGACGCTGTTCGCCTCCACGGTGCTGTGCCTCGAGGCGGTGCTGATGTTCTTCTTCAGCCTCGCCGCCTGGGGACTGAACCAGAACGAGTCCTACGCGTGGTGGCTGCTGGGCGGTTCGCTCCTGCTCGGGCTGATCCTGATCCTGACCTGCGCGGTGCTGCAGCGACCCGGCGGCTACGTGTTCGGCTGGGTGCTGCAGTTCGTGATGCTCTTCGGATTCATCTCAGTCGCGCTGCTGACCAGCGAGGGTCTGATCGTGCCGCTCGCGGCGCTGCCCGGCGTGGCCTTCATGGCCTGCTGGTGGTACGCAGTGACCAAGGGGGAACAGCTCGACGACGAAAAGATGCAGAGATTCCAGGCAGAAGAAGCCCTGGCTCAAGACGCTACTAGTGAGGAGAACAACGATGACTGA
- the ndk gene encoding nucleoside-diphosphate kinase: MTERTLILVKPDGVQRGLTGEILRRVEAKGYRIAALQQLDASTEKLAKHYAEHEGKPFYQPLVDFMLSGPVVAAVLEGDRVIEGFRSLAGSTEPTTAAPGTIRGDLGRDWGEKVQKNLVHGSDSVESAEREIDIWFS, encoded by the coding sequence ATGACTGAACGTACCCTGATCCTGGTGAAGCCCGACGGTGTCCAGCGTGGACTGACCGGTGAGATCCTGCGCCGTGTGGAGGCCAAGGGCTACCGCATCGCCGCGCTGCAGCAGCTCGACGCGAGCACTGAGAAGCTGGCGAAGCACTACGCGGAGCATGAGGGCAAACCCTTCTACCAGCCGCTGGTGGACTTCATGCTCTCCGGTCCCGTGGTCGCCGCGGTGCTGGAGGGTGACCGCGTCATCGAAGGCTTCCGCTCGCTGGCGGGCAGCACCGAGCCGACGACGGCGGCGCCGGGCACCATCCGCGGTGACCTCGGCCGAGACTGGGGCGAGAAGGTCCAGAAGAACCTGGTCCATGGCTCCGATTCGGTGGAGTCAGCCGAGCGGGAGATCGACATCTGGTTCAGCTGA